One segment of Solanum stenotomum isolate F172 chromosome 1, ASM1918654v1, whole genome shotgun sequence DNA contains the following:
- the LOC125853361 gene encoding uncharacterized protein LOC125853361, which yields MKNMIPACFNIPHNSEDSETSSLPPPSQVPQNLVTCIYQAQICGSPVYLTLTWSKNLFSHSLLVHAPDLFSITIPLHQSSFAIFKARPGSKSVHPVQLHDRKKMKVHWDFTLAKFNQNSAEPEGCFYIAITCNARLEFFLGDMLTELTGRARLVSGCCTGDLTLLSRREHVFGRRSYTTRARIMGVKHEFVIECGGGVLKVKVDGKTSLVVKRLAWKFRGNERILVGQVEVTFFWDVFNWVNKNCDNHKFGHGHGHEHGVFVFQVGDGGVWPEMGGAEKKLMRKSLSATAGTMSTPLSVSLSPSPSCSSVLQWAEENSECGRSSWSSIRSYGSNEGFSLLLYAWRKD from the coding sequence ATGAAGAATATGATACCTGCTTGTTTTAATATTCCTCATAATTCTGAGGATTCAGAAActtcttctcttcctcctccttcACAAGTGCCTCAAAATCTTGTTACATGTATATACCAAGCTCAGATTTGTGGTTCACCTGTTTATCTTACACTCACTTGGTCCAAAAACCTGTTTTCACATTCTTTGTTAGTTCATGCACCTGATCTTTTCTCCATCACCATTCCACTCCATCAATCGTCTTTCGCCATATTTAAGGCACGGCCAGGATCAAAATCCGTGCATCCGGTCCAATTACATGACCGTAAGAAGATGAAGGTCCATTGGGACTTCACACTTGCCAAGTTCAATCAGAACTCGGCAGAGCCTGAAGGGTGTTTTTACATTGCAATTACCTGCAATGCAAGACTGGAGTTTTTCCTTGGTGATATGTTGACAGAATTGACGGGACGGGCCAGGCTGGTATCGGGATGTTGCACAGGAGACCTGACTTTGTTGTCGAGGAGAGAACACGTGTTTGGACGGAGGAGTTATACTACACGGGCTCGGATTATGGGGGTTAAACATGAATTTGTGATAGAATGTGGGGGTGGAGTGTTGAAAGTGAAAGTGGATGGGAAAACAAGTCTTGTAGTGAAAAGACTTGCTTGGAAATTTAGGGGAAATGAAAGAATTTTAGTTGGTCAAGTAGAGGTAACCTTTTTTTGGGATGTCTTCAATTGGGTAAATAAAAACTGTGACAATCATAAATTTGGGCATGGACATGGACATGAACATGGTGTTTTTGTGTTCCAAGTAGGTGATGGTGGTGTTTGGCCTGAAATGGGTGGCGCCGAGAAGAAATTGATGAGGAAAAGTTTGTCCGCAACAGCTGGAACGATGTCGACACCACTGTCGGTCTCTTTGTCGCCATCGCCGTCGTGCTCTAGTGTGTTGCAGTGGGCAGAGGAGAACAGTGAATGTGGGAGGAGTTCATGGTCATCTATAAGGTCATATGGGAGTAATGAGGGATTTTCTTTGTTATTGTATGCATGGAGGAAGGATTAA
- the LOC125853371 gene encoding uncharacterized protein LOC125853371 isoform X2, translating to MAGMCCYSSLSQTLINKKGQGGFYCCSPAPNNQKVKTQTPKLLKIAVSGVTELLRLLSSPSTNRLGVSDDEGGGEPLVYNVEDVLKIIKLDYEKAYFVTGRDLYSRNLQLLVPFFDSPSIKLEKIEKGNDSNAEVIVAYWKLRTSLKLPWQPLISVDGKTVYDLDEQLKIVKHVESWNISALEAVGQIFTPGLRSSGE from the exons ATGGCGGGTATGTGTTGCTATAGTAGCCTTTCACAGACCCTCATCAACAAG AAAGGGCAAGGTGGTTTCTACTGCTGCTCCCCTGCACCCAATAATCAGAAGGTGAAAACCCAAACACCCAAGTTGTTGAAAATTGCAGTCAGTGGTGTCACTGAACTACTCAGGCTCCTCTCTTCACCATCAACAAACAG ATTGGGGGTATCTGATGATGAAGGGGGTGGAGAGCCTTTGGTTTATAATGTAGAAGATGTCCTCAAGATTATCAAGTTAGATTATGAGAAAGCTTATTTTGTTACAG GAAGGGACTTGTATTCCCGCAACTTGCAATTGCTGGTACCGTTTTTTGATAGTCCATCAATCAAATTAGAAAAGATTGAGAAG GGTAATGATTCTAATGCAGAGGTCATAGTGGCATACTGGAAACTGAG AACATCCCTCAAACTTCCGTGGCAGCCTCTCATCTCTGTTGATGGGAAAACGGTCtatgatctagatgaacaactCAAA ATTGTTAAGCATGTTGAGAGCTGGAACATTTCTGCTCTTGAAGCGGTTGGCCAGATTTTTACGCCTGGTTTGAGGAGCTCTGGTGAGTGA
- the LOC125853371 gene encoding uncharacterized protein LOC125853371 isoform X1 codes for MAGMCCYSSLSQTLINKKGQGGFYCCSPAPNNQKVKTQTPKLLKIAVSGVTELLRLLSSPSTNRLGVSDDEGGGEPLVYNVEDVLKIIKLDYEKAYFVTGLFTSGIYAEDCVFEDPTIKFRGRDLYSRNLQLLVPFFDSPSIKLEKIEKGNDSNAEVIVAYWKLRTSLKLPWQPLISVDGKTVYDLDEQLKIVKHVESWNISALEAVGQIFTPGLRSSGE; via the exons ATGGCGGGTATGTGTTGCTATAGTAGCCTTTCACAGACCCTCATCAACAAG AAAGGGCAAGGTGGTTTCTACTGCTGCTCCCCTGCACCCAATAATCAGAAGGTGAAAACCCAAACACCCAAGTTGTTGAAAATTGCAGTCAGTGGTGTCACTGAACTACTCAGGCTCCTCTCTTCACCATCAACAAACAG ATTGGGGGTATCTGATGATGAAGGGGGTGGAGAGCCTTTGGTTTATAATGTAGAAGATGTCCTCAAGATTATCAAGTTAGATTATGAGAAAGCTTATTTTGTTACAG GCCTCTTCACCAGTGGAATTTATGCAGAAGACTGTGTCTTTGAAGATCCAACTATAAAATTCCGTG GAAGGGACTTGTATTCCCGCAACTTGCAATTGCTGGTACCGTTTTTTGATAGTCCATCAATCAAATTAGAAAAGATTGAGAAG GGTAATGATTCTAATGCAGAGGTCATAGTGGCATACTGGAAACTGAG AACATCCCTCAAACTTCCGTGGCAGCCTCTCATCTCTGTTGATGGGAAAACGGTCtatgatctagatgaacaactCAAA ATTGTTAAGCATGTTGAGAGCTGGAACATTTCTGCTCTTGAAGCGGTTGGCCAGATTTTTACGCCTGGTTTGAGGAGCTCTGGTGAGTGA
- the LOC125853351 gene encoding zeta-carotene desaturase, chloroplastic/chromoplastic produces the protein MATSSAYLCCPATSATGKKHVFPNGSPGFLVFGGTRLSNRLVTRKSVIRADLDSMVSDMSTNAPKGLFPPEPEHYRGPKLKVAIIGAGLAGMSTAVELLDQGHEVDIYESRTFIGGKVGSFVDRRGNHIEMGLHVFFGCYNNLFRLLKKVGAEKNLLVKEHTHTFVNKGGEIGELDFRFPVGAPLHGINAFLSTNQLKIYDKARNAVALALSPVVRALVDPDGALQQIRNLDNVSFSEWFLSKGGTRASIQRMWDPVAYALGFIDCDNMSARCMLTIFALFATKTEASLLRMLKGSPDVYLSGPIKKYIMDKGGRFHLRWGCREVLYETSSDGSMYVSGLAMSKATQKKIVKADAYVAACDVPGIKRLVPQKWRELEFFDNIYKLVGVPVVTVQLRYNGWVTELQDLERSRQLKRAAGLDNLLYTPDADFSCFADLALASPDDYYIEGQGSLLQCVLTPGDPYMPLPNDEIIKRVTKQVLALFPSSQGLEVTWSSVVKIGQSLYREGPGKDPFRPDQKTPVENFFLAGSYTKQDYIDSMEGATLSGRQASAYICNVGEQLVALRKKITAAELNEISKGVTLSDELSLV, from the exons ATGGCTACTTCTTCAGCTTATCTTTGTTGTCCTGCGACTTCTGCTACTGGAAAGAAACATGTTTTCCCAAATGGGTCACCTGGATTCTTGGTTTTTGGTGGTACCCGTTTGTCCAACCGGTTAGTGACCCGAAAGTCGGTTATTCGGGCTGATTTGGACTCTATGGTTTCTGATATGAGTACCAACG CTCCAAAAGGGCTATTTCCACCTGAGCCTGAACATTATCGGGGGCCAAAGCTGAAAGTAGCTATTATTGGAGCTGGGCTTGCAGGCATGTCGACTGCTGTGGAGCTCTTGGATCAAGGACATGAG GtggatatatatgaatcaaggACTTTTATTGGTGGGAAAGTGGGTTCTTTTGTTGATAGACGTGGGAACCACATTGAAATGGGACTGCACGTGTTCTTTGGTTGCTATAATAATCTGTTCCGTCTGTTGAAAAAG GTGGGTGCTGAAAAAAATCTGCTAGTGAAGGAGCATACTCACACATTTGTAAATAAAGGGGGTGAAATAGGGG AGCTTGATTTCCGCTTTCCGGTTGGAGCACCCTTACATGGAATTAATGCATTTTTGTCTACTAATCAGTTAAAG ATTTACGATAAAGCTCGAAACGCTGTAGCTCTTGCCCTTAGTCCAGTGGTGCGGGCTTTAGTTGATCCGGATGGTGCATTGCAGCAGATACGCAATCTAGATAAT GTAAGCTTTTCTGAGTGGTTTCTGTCTAAAGGTGGGACGCGTGCTAGCATCCAGAGGATGTGGGATCCTGTTGCATATGCTCTTGGATTCATTGACTGTGACAACATGAGTGCTCGGTGTATGCTCACTATATTTGCATTGTTTGCCACAAAAACGGAGGCTTCCCTATTACGCATGCTTAAAGGTTCTCCTGACGTTTATTTGAGTGGTCCAATTAAGAAGTACATCATGGACAAGGGGGGCAG GTTCCATCTGAGGTGGGGATGCAGAGAGGTACTCTATGAGACATCCTCTGATGGAAGCATGTATGTTAGTGGGCTTGCCATGTCAAAG GCCACTCAGAAGAAAATTGTAAAAGCTGATGCCTATGTGGCTG CATGTGATGTCCCTGGAATTAAAAGATTGGTACCTCAGAAGTGGAGGGAATTGGAATTCTTTGACAACATTTACAAATTGGTCGGAGTGCCTGTTGTTACCGTACAACTACGATACAATGGCTGGGTTACAGAGTTGCAGGACTTGGAGCGTTCGAG GCAATTGAAGCGGGCTGCAGGTTTGGACAATCTCCTGTATACACCAGATGCAGATTTCTCTTGCTTTGCAGATCTTGCATTGGCATCTCCGGATGATTACTACATTGAGGGACAAGGCTCATTGCTTCA ATGTGTCCTTACGCCTGGTGACCCTTACATGCCTCTACCAAATGATGAAATCATAAAAAGAGTTACAAAGCAG GTTTTGGCATTATTTCCTTCTTCCCAAGGTCTTGAGGTTACCTGGTCATCAGTTGTGAAGATAGGACAATCTTTATATCGTGAAGGGCCTGGTAAAGACCCATTCAGACCTGATCAGAAAACGCCAGTGGAAAATTTCTTTCTTGCTGGCTCATATACAAAACAG GACTACATCGATAGCATGGAAGGGGCAACTCTTTCAGGTAGGCAAGCTTCTGCATACATATGTAATGTTGGAGAGCAGCTGGTGGCGTTGCGGAAAAAGATCACTGCTGCTGAGTTAAACGAGATCTCTAAAGGTGTGACCCTGTCTGATGAGTTGAGTCTTGTCTGA